The following is a genomic window from Pirellulales bacterium.
GCCATCCGCACTTTCTATCCCCATTTTGCCACCACGAAAAAAGATCGCCGCGACGACACGCTGCTGAACGCTGTAGTCGATACCTTTGCCGAAGACGGAATCACGTTCGCGCCGGCAACCGATTTTCTACCGGAGTTACTCGTGAAGCTCGGGAAATTGACCAAACGCGGCCCCACCAAGCAGGAAGCCACGGACATCGAATTCGGCTGGACGATGGCCAAAGAATTGGGGCGACTCGATATCGGTCAGAGCGTGACCATCAAGGGGCGTGCCGCCCTGGCAGTCGAGGCGATCGAAGGAACCGATGCGTGCATTCGCCGCGCGGGCCAACTTTGTGCGCCGGGCTTCACCGTGGTCAAGGTTGCCAAGCCCAAGCAAGATATGCGCTTCGACGTGCCCACGATTGGACTCGGAACGCTCGAGTCGATGGTCGAAGCCGGTGCTTCCTGCCTGGCTGTGGAAGCAGGGCGCACGATCATTATCGATCAGCCGGAAGTCATCCGCTATGCCGATCGTCACCGCGTGGCCATCGTGGCGGTAAACGATGGGCAGGTGCCCGAGACGGCCGAGGGCCAAAAATGAAACAGCGGTCAGGAGCCATCTCGCGAAGCTCGCGATGCCGGACCCGGCAGGTTGGATCGGCGTCGCGCCGCCGACGGAAGCGGCTCCTCTCGGCGGCGGGAAGTACGAGCAAACG
Proteins encoded in this region:
- the lpxI gene encoding UDP-2,3-diacylglucosamine diphosphatase LpxI (LpxI, functionally equivalent to LpxH, replaces it in LPS biosynthesis in a minority of bacteria.); protein product: MQNTETQPVSGTFASASAIAVSPQRPTQHVLPRTSSSLPAGTRKVGILAGWGRYPVVIAEALREQGYEVFVLGVKGHADPALADISHHFGWVGLAKIGGAVRFFRQHGVNHVTMAGKIHKFLLFQSWAWIKHLPDWRAIRTFYPHFATTKKDRRDDTLLNAVVDTFAEDGITFAPATDFLPELLVKLGKLTKRGPTKQEATDIEFGWTMAKELGRLDIGQSVTIKGRAALAVEAIEGTDACIRRAGQLCAPGFTVVKVAKPKQDMRFDVPTIGLGTLESMVEAGASCLAVEAGRTIIIDQPEVIRYADRHRVAIVAVNDGQVPETAEGQK